The following coding sequences lie in one Takifugu rubripes chromosome 8, fTakRub1.2, whole genome shotgun sequence genomic window:
- the bcl6b gene encoding B-cell CLL/lymphoma 6 member B protein, with product MDKLGAYRMDRVPEASVVGYVKEFTRHSGDVLLNLNELRRRGILTDTTLVVGSVQLRAHCAVLVACSGFFYSLYSHRTLLQGRGRGGEEHLSTVSLPDTLDPSSISLLLDFMYTSRLPLTPSVVSGVLGAATYLQMDHVADACREFMQLHCREKTSVRRPPLELDSAVSLSPVDPKRVDPPYPDSQKFLTGAIATRLPEDVGGSLKPGAFPTCQPGSTRLKEGPESPQMCSPSPESPARSNCHPNSPSESNTCNKNLVADVKASPDPKACNWKKYKYIVLNPLCAATSVKEEDTEEPASRSSPTANGKGPTPNPPTEEWSGEVPGQIIRQGQASCYEGSGRAPPLGPPPSVDHATVPPPSQVERETKHQPAIKHESYYVPYCYSGSPQGTKPACTGGDKPYRCNVCGAQFNRPANLKTHSRIHSGEKPYRCDTCGARFVQVAHLRAHILIHTGEKPYPCHTCGTRFRHLQTLKSHLRIHTGEKPYNCEKCDLHFRHKSQLRLHLRQKHGAVTNTKIRYKVLAEPFQPVLQAY from the exons ATGGATAAATTGGGAGCTTACAGGATGGACAGAGTGCCAGAGGCCTCGGTTGTGGGATACGTGAAGGAGTTCACACGCCACTCCGGCGACGTGCTGCTGAACTTGAACGAACTCCGACGTCGCGGCATCCTGACCGACACCACCCTGGTCGTGGGCAGCGTGCAGTTGCGCGCGCACTGCGCCGTGCTCGTGGCCTGCAG CGGGTTCTTCTACTCGCTCTACTCCCACCGCACGTTGCTTCAGGGGCGTGGGCGCGGCGGCGAAGAGCATCTCAGCACCGTGTCCCTCCCTGACACCTTGGACCCGTCCAGCATCTCGCTGCTGCTGGACTTCATGTACACCTCTCGGCTCCCTCTGACTCCGAGCGTTGTCTCCGGGGTGCTCGGTGCTGCCACGTACTTGCAGATGGACCACGTGGCCGATGCCTGCCGAGAGTTCATGCAGCTGCACTG CAGGGAGAAGACGAGCGTAAGGCGTCCCCCACTGGAGCTGGACTCTGCGGTGTCTCTATCCCCTGTTGATCCCAAAAGAGTGGACCCACCATACCCAGACTCCCAGAAATTCCTCACAGGAGCGATTGCTACAAG GCTCCCAGAGGATGTTGGGGGCTCTCTCAAGCCAGGGGCTTTCCCGACCTGCCAGCCAGGGTCAACGAGGCTGAAGGAGGGGCCGGAGTCACCACAGATGTGCAGTCCGTCTCCAGAAAGCCCCGCCCGCTCCAACTGCCATCCCAACTCCCCGTCAGAGTCAAACACATGCAACAAGAACCTTGTG GCTGACGTCAAAGCTTCGCCGGACCCAAAGGCTTGCAACTGGAAAAAATACAAGTACATTGTCCTCAACCCCCTCTGTGCAGCCACCTCAGTCAAAGAAGAGGATACCGAGGAACCGGCAAGTCGCTCATCCCCCACTGCAAATGGGAAGGGTCCGACCCCCAACCCACCAACAGAGGAGTGGTCTGGAGAAGTGCCTGGTCAGATTATTAG ACAGGGGCAGGCCTCCTGCTATGAGGGTTCTGGCCGAGCCCCTCCCCTGGGGCCACCCCCCTCTGTGGATCACGCAACAGTTCCTCCCCCTTCCCAGGTTGAAAGAG AGACCAAACATCAACCTGCGATCAAGCATGAGAGTTACTATGTTCCCTACTGCTACTCTGGAAGTCCTCAAGGAACCAAACCTGCCTGCACAG GAGGTGACAAACCATACCGCTGCAATGTGTGCGGCGCCCAGTTTAACCGTCCGGCTAATCTGAAGACTCACTCCCGCATTCACTCAGGGGAGAAACCTTACCGCTGTGACACCTGCGGCGCGCGATTTGTTCAG GTTGCTCACCTCAGAGCCCACATCCTGATCCACACGGGCGAGAAGCCCTACCCCTGCCACACCTGCGGCACTCGCTTCCGCCATCTGCAAACCCTGAAGAGCCACCTGCGCATTCACACCGGAGAGAAACCTTACAAT TGCGAAAAGTGTGACCTTCACTTCCGCCACAAGAGCCAGCTGCGCCTTCACCTGCGCCAGAAGCACGGGGCCGTCACCAACACCAAGATCCGCTACAAGGTTCTGGCTGAGCCGTTCCAGCCTGTCCTGCAGGCCTACTGA